In Paracoccus aminophilus JCM 7686, a single window of DNA contains:
- the xdhB gene encoding xanthine dehydrogenase molybdopterin binding subunit yields MKQDVQVNGAAHQSIQHDSAEKHVTGRAEYTDDLLEPTGTLHAALGLSKIAHGKILSMDLSAVRAAPGVRMVMTPEDIPGENDVSPNGLHDDPIFAPGLVQFWGQPVFAVVAETRDQARRAAALARIDYETLPHALDPIAARDAGMGYVCEPLTLKRGEAREGLDQAPRKITGRFTVGGQDHFYLEGQIAMAIPGEDDEVTIHVSTQHPSEVQHMVAHVLNVPSSAVVVNVRRMGGGFGGKETQMNLFACVAAIAAKKLGRAVKIRPDRDDDMEATGKRHDFVIDYEVGFDDNGKIHAVEGDFYARCGFSADLSGPVTDRALFHADNAYYYPDVELRSHPMKTNTVSNTAFRGFGGPQGVILAERLVEEIGYALGRDPLEIRKANLYQNGQLTPYHQAVEDQILPRIFDELEAASDYHARRQAVLDWNAKGGVIRKGIAITPVKFGISFTATWFNQAGALIHIYNDGSLHLNHGGTEMGQGLNTKVAQVVAEAMGVNIERIRITKTTTEKVPNTSATAASSGSDLNGMAALDACTQLLDRLTAFAAEKWGVARETVSIGEICYIGDAQMSFAEFIREAYMARIQLSAAGFYKTPKIHWNRKTGQGRPFYYYAYGAACAEVSVDTLTGEYVVERVDAIHDVGRSLNPILDKGQVEGAFIQGMGWLTTEELWWDDKGRLRTHAPSTYKIPLASDRPKIFNVSLADWSVNREKTIKRSKAVGEPPFMLGISVFEALGHAVASVADYRECARLDAPATPERVLMAIERLRR; encoded by the coding sequence ATGAAACAGGATGTTCAGGTCAACGGTGCCGCGCATCAGTCGATCCAGCACGACTCGGCCGAGAAACATGTCACGGGCCGGGCCGAATATACCGACGATCTGCTCGAGCCAACTGGCACGCTTCACGCCGCTTTGGGGCTCTCGAAGATCGCGCATGGCAAGATCCTGTCGATGGATCTGTCGGCGGTGCGCGCCGCACCCGGCGTGCGGATGGTGATGACGCCCGAGGATATTCCCGGCGAAAACGATGTGAGCCCGAACGGGCTGCATGACGATCCGATCTTTGCGCCGGGGCTGGTGCAGTTCTGGGGCCAGCCGGTCTTTGCCGTCGTGGCCGAGACCCGCGATCAGGCCCGCCGTGCGGCCGCCTTGGCGCGGATCGACTACGAGACCCTGCCCCACGCGCTCGATCCGATTGCGGCACGCGATGCGGGCATGGGTTATGTCTGCGAGCCGCTGACGCTGAAACGCGGCGAGGCGCGCGAGGGGTTGGATCAGGCACCGCGCAAGATCACGGGGCGTTTTACGGTCGGCGGTCAGGATCACTTCTATCTCGAGGGCCAGATCGCCATGGCGATCCCGGGCGAGGATGACGAGGTCACGATCCATGTCTCGACCCAGCACCCGTCCGAGGTCCAGCATATGGTCGCCCATGTGCTCAATGTGCCCTCAAGCGCGGTGGTGGTGAACGTGCGCCGGATGGGTGGCGGCTTTGGCGGCAAAGAGACCCAGATGAACCTTTTCGCCTGCGTTGCCGCGATTGCCGCGAAAAAGCTGGGCCGCGCGGTGAAGATCCGTCCCGACCGCGACGATGATATGGAGGCCACCGGCAAGCGCCATGATTTCGTGATCGATTACGAGGTCGGCTTTGATGACAACGGCAAGATCCATGCGGTCGAGGGCGACTTCTATGCGCGCTGCGGCTTTTCGGCGGATCTTTCGGGGCCGGTCACGGACCGTGCGCTCTTTCACGCCGACAATGCCTATTACTATCCCGATGTCGAATTGCGCTCGCATCCGATGAAGACGAATACCGTCTCGAACACTGCCTTCCGCGGCTTTGGCGGCCCGCAGGGCGTCATCCTCGCCGAGCGGCTGGTCGAGGAAATCGGCTATGCGCTTGGCCGCGATCCGCTCGAGATCCGCAAGGCCAATCTCTATCAGAACGGCCAGCTTACCCCCTATCATCAGGCGGTCGAGGATCAGATCCTGCCGCGCATCTTTGACGAGCTGGAGGCCGCGAGCGATTATCACGCGCGCCGTCAGGCGGTGCTCGACTGGAACGCCAAGGGCGGCGTGATCCGCAAGGGGATCGCGATCACCCCGGTGAAATTCGGGATCAGCTTTACGGCAACCTGGTTCAACCAGGCGGGCGCGCTCATCCATATCTATAATGACGGCTCGCTCCATCTCAACCACGGCGGCACCGAGATGGGTCAGGGTCTGAACACCAAGGTGGCGCAGGTCGTGGCCGAGGCGATGGGCGTCAATATCGAGCGCATTCGCATCACCAAGACCACGACCGAGAAAGTGCCGAATACCTCGGCGACGGCGGCCTCTTCGGGCTCGGATCTCAATGGCATGGCCGCGCTGGATGCCTGCACCCAGCTTCTCGACCGCCTGACCGCCTTTGCCGCTGAAAAATGGGGCGTGGCGCGTGAAACCGTCTCGATCGGCGAGATCTGCTATATCGGCGACGCGCAAATGTCCTTCGCCGAATTCATCCGCGAGGCCTATATGGCGCGGATCCAGCTCTCCGCGGCGGGCTTTTACAAAACCCCGAAAATCCATTGGAACCGCAAGACCGGACAGGGCCGCCCCTTCTATTACTATGCCTATGGCGCGGCCTGCGCCGAGGTTTCTGTCGATACGTTGACCGGCGAATATGTCGTCGAGCGCGTCGATGCGATCCATGATGTCGGCCGCAGCCTGAACCCGATCCTCGACAAGGGCCAGGTCGAAGGCGCCTTCATTCAGGGCATGGGCTGGCTCACGACCGAAGAGCTCTGGTGGGACGACAAGGGGCGGCTGCGCACCCATGCACCCTCGACCTACAAGATCCCGCTGGCCTCAGACCGGCCCAAGATCTTCAACGTCAGCCTCGCCGATTGGTCGGTGAACCGCGAAAAGACGATCAAACGCTCGAAAGCCGTGGGCGAGCCGCCCTTCATGCTCGGGATCTCGGTCTTCGAGGCGCTTGGCCATGCCGTCGCCTCGGTTGCCGATTACCGCGAATGCGCAAGGCTCGACGCGCCCGCAACGCCCGAGCGCGTGCTCATGGCGATCGAGCGGTTGCGGCGATGA
- the xdhC gene encoding xanthine dehydrogenase accessory protein XdhC produces MIRVRVTSAKGSTPREAGAEMFVLAHATRGTIGGGQLEYMAIDRARAMLARGEHHSEMNIPLGPEIGQCCGGRVALSLDEIAELPAEPEKPRVFIFGAGHVGRALGRALKLLPIAPLLIDQRIEELAQASDLPTRLSVLPEADLRDAPQGSSYLILTHDHALDFLLAAEALKRQDAPYIGMIGSATKRAQFQRFARSQGVDPSRLTCPIGAGACHDKRPEIIAALTAAELITRLTSPVSSSEKYP; encoded by the coding sequence ATGATCCGCGTCCGGGTCACCTCGGCCAAAGGCTCGACCCCGCGCGAGGCGGGCGCGGAAATGTTCGTGCTCGCCCATGCCACGCGCGGCACGATCGGCGGCGGTCAGCTCGAATATATGGCGATTGACCGCGCGCGCGCCATGCTGGCGCGGGGCGAGCACCACAGCGAGATGAACATCCCCCTCGGCCCCGAAATCGGCCAATGCTGCGGTGGTCGCGTTGCCCTCAGCCTCGACGAAATCGCAGAGCTTCCGGCCGAGCCCGAAAAGCCGCGTGTCTTCATCTTCGGGGCAGGCCATGTTGGCCGCGCACTCGGACGCGCGCTCAAGCTTCTGCCAATCGCGCCGCTTTTGATCGATCAACGCATCGAAGAACTCGCTCAGGCCTCGGACCTGCCGACCCGCCTCAGCGTGCTGCCCGAAGCAGATTTGCGCGACGCCCCCCAGGGAAGCTCTTATCTCATCCTGACCCATGACCACGCCCTCGATTTCCTGCTCGCCGCCGAGGCCCTCAAACGCCAGGATGCCCCCTATATCGGCATGATCGGCTCAGCCACCAAACGCGCCCAATTCCAGCGCTTCGCCCGCAGCCAAGGCGTCGACCCAAGCCGCCTCACCTGCCCGATCGGCGCAGGGGCTTGCCATGACAAGCGCCCCGAAATCATCGCCGCGCTGACCGCCGCCGAGCTGATCACAAGGCTCACCTCCCCGGTTTCTTCATCAGAAAAATACCCATGA
- the guaD gene encoding guanine deaminase produces MKHLIRGRTLSFHADPATTEHAYRYIEDGAIVVENGKILAIGGYEDLADAALPETDHRPHLILPGFIDTHLHFPQVQVIASWGAQLLDWLNIYTFPEETRFADPRHATRMAGKFLDLLLSHGTTSAVAFCSSHKASATALFTAAEARNMAMIAGKVMMDRNAPAGVLDTPQTSYDDSLALIRDWHGRGRQLYAISPRFAITSTPGQLEAAGALAREFPDCHIQTHLSENKAEIAYTLELYPQARDYLDIYETYGLLSPKTLLGHSIHLEPREIARMAETGSRAVFCPTSNLFLGSGLFDAEGLRDAGVVSGIATDIGGGTSYSMLQTLNEGYKILQLRGQKLHPFAAFHWATRGNALALGLENRIGTLDPGTDADFVILDARATPAMALRMERAETLAEELFVLQIMGDDRAVAQTYVAGKPMLTRG; encoded by the coding sequence ATGAAACATCTCATCCGAGGCCGGACTCTCAGCTTTCACGCGGATCCGGCAACCACCGAACATGCCTATCGCTACATCGAAGATGGCGCGATCGTGGTCGAAAACGGCAAGATCCTTGCGATCGGCGGCTATGAAGATCTTGCCGATGCGGCTCTGCCCGAAACCGATCACCGTCCGCATCTGATCCTGCCAGGCTTCATCGACACCCATCTGCATTTTCCGCAAGTGCAGGTGATCGCAAGCTGGGGCGCCCAGCTGTTGGATTGGCTCAACATCTATACTTTCCCCGAAGAGACCCGTTTCGCCGATCCCCGGCACGCGACGCGGATGGCGGGCAAGTTCCTCGACCTGCTGCTTTCCCATGGCACGACTTCGGCGGTCGCTTTCTGCTCAAGCCATAAAGCCAGTGCGACCGCCCTCTTCACCGCCGCCGAAGCTCGCAATATGGCGATGATCGCGGGCAAGGTGATGATGGACCGCAATGCGCCCGCGGGCGTGCTCGACACGCCGCAGACAAGCTATGACGACAGCCTCGCGCTCATCCGCGACTGGCATGGGCGCGGTCGCCAGCTTTACGCGATCTCTCCACGCTTCGCGATCACTTCGACCCCGGGCCAGCTCGAAGCGGCGGGCGCTTTGGCGCGAGAGTTCCCGGATTGCCATATCCAGACGCATCTGTCGGAAAACAAAGCGGAAATCGCCTATACGCTCGAGCTCTACCCGCAGGCGCGCGACTACCTCGATATCTATGAAACCTATGGCCTGCTCAGCCCCAAGACGCTTCTCGGCCATTCGATCCATCTTGAGCCGCGCGAGATAGCCCGCATGGCCGAGACCGGCAGCCGCGCGGTGTTCTGCCCGACCTCGAACCTCTTTCTGGGCTCGGGCCTCTTTGACGCCGAGGGTTTGCGTGACGCTGGCGTCGTCAGCGGCATCGCCACCGATATCGGCGGCGGCACCAGCTATTCGATGCTGCAAACCCTGAATGAGGGCTACAAGATCTTGCAGTTGCGCGGCCAGAAACTTCACCCCTTCGCCGCTTTCCATTGGGCCACGCGCGGCAACGCCTTGGCGCTCGGCCTCGAAAACCGCATCGGCACGCTTGATCCCGGCACCGACGCCGATTTCGTGATCCTCGACGCCCGAGCGACCCCCGCCATGGCACTGCGCATGGAGCGCGCCGAGACCCTCGCCGAAGAGCTTTTCGTGCTGCAAATCATGGGAGACGACCGCGCCGTGGCCCAGACCTATGTCGCTGGAAAGCCGATGCTGACGCGTGGGTAA
- a CDS encoding hydantoinase B/oxoprolinase family protein, translating into MNDMSKITEVDPITLQVIRGAFETIAEEMGHVLYRMSFSSIIRESQDLGAGLFDINFNTLCESESTPMHIGSIPAYLRGIAETLEDGEWYEGDVVVHNHPYYGSSHTPDLAIVVPIFLHNRLIGFAGNTAHHVDIGAATPGLIIDVPDVYAEGMLFAGTKLYRKGEPNNAMWNYIRRNSRAAGQLVMDIEAQVASARLGAKRFVELIEKYGENVVFSAANQLMDYAERLTRNRISEIPDGDYSAEGWLDDDGRNRDKRLKVMVTLRVRGDEVEVDLTGSADQTPTAYNVPFEGSTKVAAFAAFRKLLLDSATSDMRAPSNEGSFRPIKVTAPLGSIFNPRAPASAEARFTQCNRMIDLIIRALAPPQTASRGSILRADKGSVLRAD; encoded by the coding sequence ATGAACGACATGAGCAAAATCACCGAAGTCGATCCAATCACCTTGCAAGTGATCCGTGGTGCCTTTGAAACCATCGCCGAGGAAATGGGCCATGTTCTTTATAGAATGTCCTTTTCCTCGATTATCCGCGAAAGTCAGGATCTTGGTGCGGGTCTTTTTGACATAAACTTCAATACGCTATGCGAATCTGAATCGACGCCGATGCATATCGGTTCTATCCCTGCCTATCTGCGCGGGATTGCCGAAACGCTCGAGGATGGCGAGTGGTACGAGGGCGATGTGGTCGTCCACAACCACCCCTATTATGGCTCTTCGCACACGCCGGATCTTGCGATCGTGGTTCCGATTTTTCTGCACAACCGCCTGATTGGATTTGCCGGAAATACCGCGCATCACGTCGATATCGGTGCGGCGACGCCGGGTCTGATTATCGATGTTCCCGATGTCTATGCCGAGGGGATGTTGTTTGCTGGCACGAAGCTTTACCGCAAGGGCGAGCCGAACAATGCCATGTGGAACTATATTCGCCGTAATTCGCGGGCGGCGGGTCAGCTGGTCATGGATATCGAGGCGCAGGTCGCCTCGGCCCGGCTTGGCGCCAAGCGCTTCGTCGAACTGATCGAGAAATACGGCGAGAATGTGGTCTTCTCCGCCGCCAATCAGCTAATGGATTATGCTGAACGACTGACCCGAAATCGGATCTCGGAGATCCCCGATGGCGATTACAGCGCCGAGGGTTGGCTTGATGATGATGGTCGCAACCGCGACAAGCGGCTGAAGGTCATGGTCACTTTGCGCGTGCGGGGCGACGAGGTCGAGGTCGATCTGACCGGCTCGGCCGATCAGACCCCGACGGCCTATAACGTTCCCTTCGAGGGCTCGACCAAGGTTGCTGCCTTCGCGGCGTTCCGCAAATTGCTGCTGGATTCCGCGACCTCAGACATGCGCGCGCCCTCAAATGAAGGCTCATTTCGGCCGATCAAAGTGACGGCACCGCTGGGGTCGATCTTCAACCCGCGTGCGCCTGCCTCGGCCGAGGCGCGTTTCACGCAATGCAATCGCATGATTGACCTGATTATCCGGGCGCTGGCCCCGCCGCAAACCGCATCAAGGGGGTCAATATTGCGCGCCGATAAGGGGTCAGTTTTGCGTGCCGATTGA
- a CDS encoding hydantoinase/oxoprolinase family protein yields the protein MARIGVDVGGTNTDLVLECSKGVFYHKVPTTLKNQSIGVVDGVRGICERAGIEAAEVELIVHGTTTATNITIEHNGSECGMLTTEGFRDILHIGRHKRPYNFSLHFDVPWQSQPLVKRRNRISIPERILPPAGLIETPLDEDAVRRACTLFRKRGINSIVIGFMFSFLNDAHEQRAKEIVLEEMPEAYVTISSELANVMREYERFSTAAMNCYVGPKTAYYLRDLDAKLREAGVTSKLRIMQSNGGVSTVDACARRPVRILMSGPAGGVIGGASEGDMAGVPNIITVDIGGTSADISTIPGGAVKIMNPRDTYVSGHPVLTPMIDLVTIGAGGGSVAFIDEAGAFNVGPRSAGSEPGPACYGRGGVEPTVTDAQIVLGRLDPDMALGGDLGLDAQLAREAVEEKIAKPLGMSVKDAALGIIRIINNNMALAIRSNSVARGLDPREFSIMPFGGAGPLHGVALAEAVSARDVIVPVAPGITAAVGLLKTDLQYEHTKAGLVELNKATDQEIERINTVVTTLRTRVQAELDADDIPRADQQLMVIAECRYQGQGFELRADMPEGKVTQDNKRQITDSFHEAHKRDYGYAYPEAEVELITVRVIGSASVRRIEIPKIAQADGTSIDRALMFVRPTTFDDGQTLETPRYDRTKLFAGDKVPGPAILIQHNSTTLVPPGYVAETLDYGNTRIRTLGA from the coding sequence GATGTGGGGGGCACGAATACGGATCTCGTGCTGGAATGCTCGAAGGGTGTCTTTTATCACAAAGTCCCAACGACCTTGAAAAATCAATCGATTGGCGTGGTCGACGGGGTGCGCGGGATCTGCGAACGGGCAGGGATCGAGGCCGCAGAGGTCGAGTTGATCGTCCATGGCACGACCACGGCAACGAATATCACGATCGAGCATAACGGCAGCGAATGCGGGATGCTGACCACCGAGGGGTTCCGCGACATCCTGCATATCGGTCGTCACAAACGCCCCTATAATTTCTCGCTGCATTTTGACGTGCCGTGGCAAAGCCAGCCCCTGGTCAAGCGTCGGAACCGGATTTCGATCCCTGAACGCATTCTTCCGCCTGCGGGTCTGATCGAGACCCCGCTGGATGAAGACGCGGTGCGTCGTGCCTGCACGCTTTTCCGGAAGCGCGGGATCAATTCGATCGTCATCGGCTTCATGTTCAGCTTCCTCAACGATGCCCATGAGCAGCGCGCCAAGGAGATCGTCCTAGAGGAAATGCCCGAAGCCTACGTCACCATCTCTAGCGAACTGGCGAATGTGATGCGCGAATACGAGCGCTTCTCGACGGCGGCCATGAATTGCTATGTCGGCCCCAAGACGGCCTATTATCTGCGCGATCTTGATGCGAAACTGCGCGAGGCGGGCGTTACCTCGAAACTGCGGATCATGCAGTCAAATGGTGGGGTTTCGACGGTCGATGCCTGTGCGCGCCGTCCCGTCCGCATTCTGATGTCGGGGCCTGCGGGGGGCGTGATTGGTGGCGCCTCTGAGGGGGATATGGCCGGCGTCCCGAACATCATCACTGTCGATATTGGCGGCACGTCTGCCGACATCTCGACCATTCCCGGTGGCGCGGTCAAGATCATGAACCCGCGCGATACCTATGTCTCCGGGCATCCAGTTTTGACGCCGATGATTGATTTGGTGACGATTGGCGCGGGTGGAGGATCTGTCGCGTTTATCGATGAGGCGGGCGCATTCAACGTCGGGCCGCGCTCTGCCGGGTCCGAGCCGGGGCCTGCGTGTTACGGACGTGGCGGGGTCGAGCCAACCGTCACCGATGCGCAGATCGTGCTGGGCCGTCTTGACCCGGATATGGCGCTTGGCGGCGATCTTGGTCTTGATGCGCAGCTTGCAAGAGAGGCCGTCGAAGAAAAGATCGCAAAGCCCTTGGGCATGTCGGTCAAAGACGCGGCTCTTGGGATTATTCGGATCATCAACAACAATATGGCGCTGGCAATCCGATCTAACTCCGTCGCGCGCGGATTGGACCCGCGCGAATTCTCGATCATGCCTTTTGGCGGGGCAGGCCCGCTGCATGGAGTCGCTTTGGCCGAGGCGGTATCTGCCCGTGACGTGATCGTTCCCGTCGCGCCCGGTATCACAGCGGCGGTCGGTTTGCTGAAGACCGACTTGCAATACGAACACACAAAGGCGGGTTTGGTTGAGCTAAACAAGGCGACGGACCAAGAGATCGAGCGTATCAACACCGTTGTCACCACGCTTCGCACGCGGGTGCAGGCCGAACTTGACGCCGACGATATTCCCCGTGCTGACCAGCAGCTGATGGTCATCGCCGAATGTCGCTATCAGGGGCAGGGGTTCGAGCTGCGGGCCGACATGCCAGAGGGCAAGGTAACGCAGGACAACAAGCGCCAGATCACCGATAGCTTCCATGAGGCCCATAAGCGCGACTACGGCTATGCCTATCCCGAGGCCGAGGTCGAGCTGATCACCGTGCGGGTCATTGGATCGGCCTCGGTCCGTCGGATCGAGATCCCGAAGATCGCCCAGGCGGACGGCACCAGCATCGATCGCGCACTGATGTTTGTGCGTCCGACGACTTTCGACGACGGCCAGACGCTGGAAACGCCGCGCTATGACCGCACCAAGCTTTTCGCAGGCGACAAGGTGCCCGGCCCGGCGATCCTGATCCAGCACAATTCGACCACCTTGGTTCCGCCCGGCTACGTCGCCGAGACGCTGGACTATGGCAACACCCGCATCCGCACTTTGGGAGCATGA